A single window of Coffea eugenioides isolate CCC68of chromosome 7, Ceug_1.0, whole genome shotgun sequence DNA harbors:
- the LOC113778418 gene encoding uncharacterized protein LOC113778418, whose translation MGKQRFNSQTSCYVFNSLLFLIGLSVGLVFTLCLKSFSFTFPASFLLSSRLTTVQTSSLASQPPQYSPPQPPPPPPPKSVAVLSTDHTSNGASNSATIVVSLREQASLMHNMTDEELFWRASMVPQIKEFPHKFLPKVAFMFLTPGPLPLAPLWEKFFKGYQGLYSIYLHPHPSCNDSWPQGSVFYGRRIPSKPVSWGRINMIDAERRLLANALLDFSNQRFVLLSDSCIPLFNFTTVYDYLMSSNQSFLGSFDDPRKPGRGRYNRQMFPTITIEQWRKGSQWFEVDRDLAVGIVSDAKYYRVFHQYCLAPCYNDEHYLPTLVNILYPEMSSNRSITWVDWSKGGPHPRKYGRADVTDELLNGIRRRTCKYNGETTKNCFLFARKFLPNTVEPLLRVAPSVVGFDP comes from the exons ATGGGCAAACAACGCTTTAATTCTCAAACAAGTTGCTATGTCTTCAATTCCCTTCTCTTTCTTATTGGTTTATCGGTCGGCCTAGTTTTCACCTTGTGTCTCAAAAGCTTCTCCTTCACCTTCCCTGCCTCCTTTCTGCTATCTTCCCGGCTCACAACAGTTCAAACATCATCGTTAGCATCACAACCTCCTCAATATTCCCCTCCACAgccacctccacctccaccgCCAAAGTCAGTAGCGGTGCTTTCTACCGATCATACTTCAAATGGTGCCTCTAATTCTGCCACAATAGTAGTATCTTTGAGAGAGCAGGCATCTTTGATGCATAACATGACTGATGAAGAGTTGTTTTGGAGAGCTTCGATGGTTCCGCAAATCAAAGAATTTCCTCACAAGTTTTTGCCTAAGGTGGCATTTATGTTCTTGACACCAGGCCCTCTGCCTCTTGCTCCTCTGTGGGAGAAGTTCTTCAAGGGTTATCAAGGGCTTTACTCCATTTACCTGCATCCTCATCCTTCCTGCAATGACTCATGGCCTCAAGGTTCTGTTTTCTACGGGAGAAGAATTCCTAGCAAG CCAGTATCATGGGGAAGAATAAACATGATTGATGCTGAACGAAGACTTTTAGCAAATGCTCTCCTTGACTTTTCCAACCAAAGATTCGTATTACTCTCGGATTCATGCATTCCATTATTCAACTTCACTACCGTTTACGACTATCTCATGAGCTCCAACCAAAGCTTCCTGGGCTCATTCGACGACCCAAGGAAACCAGGCCGCGGCCGCTACAACCGCCAGATGTTTCCCACGATTACCATCGAGCAATGGCGAAAAGGGTCTCAATGGTTCGAAGTCGATCGCGATCTCGCCGTTGGAATTGTCTCCGACGCCAAATACTACCGTGTTTTCCACCAGTATTGCCTGGCACCATGTTACAACGATGAACATTATTTGCCCACGTTGGTCAACATTCTTTACCCAGAAATGAGTTCCAATAGGAGCATTACATGGGTTGACTGGTCCAAGGGTGGTCCGCATCCCAGGAAATACGGAAGGGCAGACGTGACGGACGAGCTTTTGAATGGAATTCGACGTAGGACATGCAAATATAATGGAGAGACGACTAAAAATTGTTTCCTCTTTGCTCGGAAATTTCTGCCAAATACTGTAGAGCCATTGTTACGGGTTGCTCCATCGGTGGTAGGTTTCGATCCTTAG
- the LOC113777648 gene encoding uncharacterized protein LOC113777648 — protein MEEGERREAAIASAASLQPNFTPKKSSITPSQLSKFHELHKRRLKIKAKSKTKTKIKGPEGNGKSHENGSNGKERVGKASGATTTVEGSSVPFSNGSAEENSSVQESVAAHPVSTTKRQKKLHWGLDTKERWEMKANM, from the exons ATGGAAGAAGGCGAAAGAAGAGAAGCAGCCATAGCTTCCGCAGCTTCTCTGCAGCCCAATTTCACGCCCAAGAAAAGCAGCATCACCCCATCCCAGCTCTCCAAATTCCAT GAATTGCACAAGAGGCGTTTAAAAATAAAGGCAAAATCGAAAACTAAAACGAAAATCAAGG GACCTGAGGGGAATGGGAAATCCCATGAGAATGGAAGCAATGGTAAGGAACGTGTTGGTAAAGCGTCAGGTGCCACAACAACGGTTGAGGGATCTAGTGTTCCATTCTCAAACGGCAGTGCCGAGGAAAATTCCAGCGTGCAGGAAAGTGTAGCAGCCCATCCTGTGTCAACGACGAAGCGCCAGAAGAAATTACATTGGGG GCTTGATacaaaagaaagatgggagATGAAAGCCAACATGTAG
- the LOC113777647 gene encoding plastidic glucose transporter 4 produces MQASIYAAAAGVGAKGSVGCVGVPRRGRSSRSSRALAAGFGELRSRRTTDSRNLSLCMSAERSSRSCFGLRLDSVSMGIELGRVGPSSVKSRSVYAQASTGGDIEDIEPAKIQKRSSGSVLPYVGVACLGAILFGYHLGVVNGALEYLAKDLGISENTVLQGWVVSTLLAGATVGSFTGGALADKFGRTKTFVLDAIPLAVGAFLCTTAQNVQTMIVGRLLAGIGIGISSAIVPLYISEISPTEIRGTLGSVNQLFICIGILAALVAGLPLAGNPLWWRTMFGIAFIPSILLALGMVFSPESPRWLFQQGKIAEAEMSIKRLFGKERVVEVMDDLKAAARGSSEPEAGWFDLFSSRYWKVVSVGAALFLFQQLAGINAVVYYSTSVFRSAGIQSDVAASALVGASNVLGTTVASSLMDKQGRKSLLLLSFAGMATSMVLLSLSFTWSVLAPYSGTLAVIGTVLYVLSFSLGAGPVPALLLPEIFASRIRAKAVALSLGMHWISNFVIGLYFLSFVNKYGISKVYLGFASICLLAVLYIAGNVVETKGRSLEEIERALNPAV; encoded by the exons ATGCAAGCTTCAATATACGCAGCTGCGGCAGGAGTAGGGGCGAAGGGGAGTGTAGGCTGCGTTGGCGTTCCCCGGCGTGGACGTAGTAGTAGGAGTAGTAGGGCGTTAGCAGCTGGTTTTGGAGAGTTGAGGAGTAGGAGGACTACTGATTCTAGAAATCTAAGTCTCTGCATGTCGGCTGAAAGGAGCAGCCGCAGCTGCTTCGGTTTACGATTGGACTCGGTTTCTATGGGAATCGAGCTCGGCCGCGTCGGACCGTCGTCGGTCAAGTCCAGATCAGTCTATGCCCAGGCTTCTACTG GAGGAGATATTGAGGATATTGAGCCTGCCAAAATCCAGAAGAGATCGTCTGGTTCAGTCTTGCCATATGTGGGGGTTGCTTGTTTGGGAGCCATTCTGTTTGGATATCATCTAGG GGTGGTTAATGGTGCCCTGGAGTACCTTGCAAAGGATCTTGGGATTTCTGAGAACACTGTGTTGCAAG GATGGGTGGTTAGCACTCTACTTGCTGGTGCAACTGTTGGTTCATTTACTGGGGGTGCTTTGGCTGATAAATTTGGTCGAACCAAAACATTTGTCTTGGATGCCATTCCACTTGCTGTTGGAGCATTTCTTTG TACAACAGCCCAGAATGTGCAGACAATGATAGTTGGGCGGTTGCTGGCTGGCATTGGTATTGGCATCTCATCTGCTATTGTGCCACTTTACATATCTGAG atttcACCAACTGAAATTCGTGGGACGCTTGGATCTGTTAACCAGCTATTTATTTGTATCGGGATTCTAGCAGCACTGGTAGCTGGGTTGCCCTTGGCAGGAAATCCTTTATG GTGGCGAACAATGTTTGGCATTGCTTTTATTCCATCCATTCTGTTGGCACTGGGAATGGTTTTTTCTCCTGAGAGCCCTAGGTGGCTTTTCCAG CAAGGGAAAATAGCTGAGGCTGAAATGTCAATAAAGAGGCTATTTGGAAAGGAAAGAGTTGTTGAAGTCATGGATGACTTGAAAGCAGCTGCTCGAGGTTCTTCAGAACCCGAAGCTGGTTGGTTTGATCTTTTTAGTAGCCGGTACTGGAAAG TTGTCAGTGTTGGGGCTGCTCTCTTTTTGTTCCAGCAGTTGGCTGGTATAAATGCTGTTGTTTATTATTCAACTTCGGTTTTTCGGAGTGCTGGAATTCAATCTGATGTTGCGGCCAGCGCTCTTGTTGGAGCTTCAAATGTCCTTG GTACAACTGTTGCATCATCATTGATGGACAAACAAGGAAGGAAAAGTCTTTTGCTTTTAAGCTTTGCTGGAATG GCTACTTCCATGGTGCTACTGTCGCTGTCCTTTACGTGGAGTGTTCTGGCTCCATATTCAGGCACTCTTGCTGTAATTGGTACAGTTCT TTATGTGTTGTCCTTTTCACTTGGTGCTGGTCCTGTTCCTGCGCTTCTACTGCCTGAAATATTTGCCTCTCGAATTAGAGCAAAAGCAGTTGCATTGTCGTTGGGCATGCATTGG ATCTCGAACTTTGTCATAGGCCTCTACTTCTTGAGCTTTGTCAACAAGTACGGGATCAGTAAAGTCTACCTGGGATTTGCATCTATATGTCTTCTAGCAGTTTTGTACATAGCTGGTAATGTTGTCGAGACAAAAGGGCGGTCGCTCGAGGAGATAGAGCGTGCACTTAACCCTGCAGTTTGA